In Trichocoleus desertorum NBK24, the following are encoded in one genomic region:
- the pdxH gene encoding pyridoxamine 5'-phosphate oxidase yields the protein MNSSIADLRKDYALQALTEAEAHPDPFQQFQIWFDQAIAAQLHEPNAMTLATATKTGMPSARIVLLKGFDPRGFVLYTNYNSRKGQELGENPQAVLVFWWAELERQVRIEGQVEKVSESEADAYFQSRPRGSRLGAWTSNQSQVIRDREVLAQRLQALTEQYQDQEIPRPPHWGGYRVVPSAIEFWQGRPSRLHDRLHYRQSEDGQWLIERLAP from the coding sequence ATGAACAGTTCGATCGCTGATCTGCGTAAAGACTACGCCCTCCAAGCCCTTACGGAAGCAGAAGCCCATCCTGATCCGTTTCAGCAATTTCAAATTTGGTTTGATCAAGCGATCGCGGCCCAACTCCACGAACCCAACGCGATGACTTTGGCGACCGCAACCAAAACAGGCATGCCATCGGCCCGCATCGTGCTGCTGAAAGGCTTTGATCCGCGAGGCTTTGTGCTCTATACCAACTACAACAGCCGTAAGGGCCAAGAGCTAGGCGAAAATCCTCAGGCAGTCTTGGTGTTTTGGTGGGCCGAGCTAGAGCGCCAAGTCCGCATCGAAGGCCAAGTAGAAAAAGTGTCCGAGTCAGAAGCAGATGCTTATTTTCAGAGTCGTCCCCGTGGTAGCCGTTTAGGGGCTTGGACTTCTAATCAAAGCCAGGTGATCCGCGATCGCGAAGTATTAGCCCAGCGTTTGCAAGCCTTAACCGAGCAATATCAAGACCAAGAAATTCCCCGTCCCCCTCACTGGGGCGGTTATCGCGTGGTGCCATCGGCGATCGAATTTTGGCAGGGTCGTCCCAGTCGCCTCCACGATCGCTTGCATTATCGTCAAAGTGAGGACGGTCAATGGTTGATTGAGCGCTTAGCACCTTGA
- a CDS encoding glucokinase, with amino-acid sequence MTLLLAGDIGGTKTILRLVEAQTTSPQARINLKTLYEARYSSQHFPDLVPMVQQFYKEATEKVGHALAPQEACFAIAGPVVNNTSILTNLGWSLDGKRLEAELTLKHVRLINDFVAVGYGVVGLDSEDLLTLQAGKPDPSAPIGVIGAGTGLGEGFLIPCNNGYEVFGSEGGHADFSPRSELEFQLLKYLLDRNNIQRISVERVVSGQGITAIYQFLRDRQFTSSAQPIAAESPVGQIVRIWEQEAGRSEKTVDPAAAIATAALEETDRLCEQAMQIFVEAYGVEAGNLALKLLPYGGLYVAGGIASKILPLMQTGLFIRAFGQKGRISPLLERVPVHIVLNPQVGLIGAALCAARLEG; translated from the coding sequence ATGACGTTACTATTAGCGGGAGACATTGGTGGCACTAAAACTATCCTGCGTTTAGTCGAAGCCCAAACTACATCACCTCAAGCCAGAATTAATCTTAAAACACTCTACGAAGCCCGCTACTCTAGTCAGCACTTTCCTGACTTGGTTCCGATGGTGCAGCAGTTCTACAAGGAAGCCACAGAAAAAGTAGGCCATGCTCTCGCGCCCCAAGAAGCTTGCTTTGCGATCGCTGGGCCTGTGGTCAACAACACCTCCATTTTGACAAATTTGGGTTGGTCTCTCGATGGTAAGCGACTAGAAGCAGAGCTAACCCTCAAACATGTACGGCTAATCAATGATTTTGTGGCGGTAGGGTATGGAGTCGTAGGCTTGGATTCCGAAGACCTACTCACTCTACAAGCAGGCAAACCAGATCCTAGCGCGCCCATTGGGGTCATTGGGGCAGGAACTGGCTTAGGGGAAGGATTTCTGATTCCTTGCAACAACGGCTATGAAGTGTTTGGTTCCGAAGGGGGTCATGCTGACTTTTCGCCTCGCTCCGAGCTAGAGTTCCAACTGCTGAAGTACTTGTTGGATCGCAACAACATTCAACGGATTTCTGTAGAGCGCGTCGTTTCTGGGCAAGGCATTACGGCAATTTATCAATTCTTGCGCGATCGCCAATTTACAAGCAGTGCTCAACCCATTGCCGCCGAGTCTCCGGTGGGGCAGATTGTCCGGATTTGGGAGCAAGAAGCAGGCCGCAGCGAAAAAACGGTAGACCCTGCGGCTGCGATCGCTACCGCTGCCTTAGAAGAGACAGATCGGCTCTGTGAGCAAGCGATGCAAATCTTTGTGGAAGCTTATGGGGTTGAAGCAGGCAACTTAGCACTGAAACTCCTACCGTACGGTGGCCTTTATGTGGCGGGTGGCATTGCTAGCAAAATTTTGCCGTTAATGCAGACTGGTTTGTTTATCCGAGCGTTCGGCCAAAAGGGCAGAATTAGCCCGTTGCTAGAGCGAGTCCCAGTGCATATTGTCTTAAATCCTCAGGTTGGCTTAATTGGAGCCGCCCTCTGTGCTGCCCGACTAGAGGGTTAA